The Sulfurospirillum halorespirans DSM 13726 genome has a window encoding:
- the nadD gene encoding nicotinate (nicotinamide) nucleotide adenylyltransferase produces the protein MNIAIFGGSFDPPHTGHELIVQKALEILDIDKLLVVTTYLSPFKESFCAPAPMRQRWLAKMFEGMEKVEIFSYECDQKRQVPTIETVLHVKHLYKNAKIYLIVGSDSFTALPKWNRYDELCSHVEFVVAPRGAFHPPEDLKILPINVNISSSKLRSFLDRRFIPKSIENEVMAFYTRNPMDSRIERIVTALSDKKAEEIQVFDMTGKDYFVNTVVIATTMGERHGLSLLDHLKTELKGAGESFLNVDADDNWTVIDMGDILIHLMTPAYRQKYNLELFLKEREDEMKKVRGVE, from the coding sequence TTGAACATAGCTATTTTTGGAGGCTCTTTCGATCCTCCGCACACAGGGCACGAACTCATCGTCCAAAAAGCCCTTGAAATCCTTGATATTGACAAACTTTTAGTTGTAACCACTTACTTAAGCCCTTTTAAAGAGAGCTTCTGTGCCCCTGCTCCGATGCGTCAACGTTGGCTTGCAAAGATGTTTGAAGGCATGGAAAAAGTAGAGATTTTTTCGTACGAATGCGATCAAAAAAGACAGGTTCCAACGATTGAAACGGTTTTACATGTAAAGCATCTTTACAAAAATGCCAAGATTTATCTCATTGTGGGAAGTGACAGTTTCACCGCTTTGCCCAAATGGAACCGCTATGACGAGCTTTGCTCTCACGTAGAATTTGTCGTAGCACCTCGTGGTGCTTTTCACCCGCCTGAAGACTTGAAAATTTTACCAATTAATGTTAATATCAGTTCTTCAAAGCTCCGCTCATTTTTAGATCGAAGATTTATTCCCAAAAGCATCGAAAATGAAGTGATGGCGTTTTATACAAGGAATCCAATGGATAGCAGAATCGAAAGAATTGTCACAGCACTCAGTGATAAAAAAGCAGAAGAGATACAAGTGTTTGATATGACAGGCAAAGACTATTTTGTCAACACGGTTGTGATTGCAACCACGATGGGCGAGAGACATGGTCTTTCACTTTTAGATCACCTCAAAACCGAACTCAAAGGTGCGGGGGAGAGTTTTTTAAACGTTGACGCCGATGATAACTGGACGGTTATTGATATGGGAGACATTTTAATTCACCTTATGACACCCGCGTATCGTCAAAAATACAATCTTGAACTTTTCCTCAAAGAGCGCGAAGACGAGATGAAAAAAGTAAGAGGCGTAGAGT